gacaaaaccctaaaacgggaaaaaaagcctttttcccaaaaaacGAGAAAACCCCCCTAAAATACcttaaaaattttcacaaaaaaaccctaataaagtaaaaaactcacagaaaaaagaacttacttaatttttaatttattcctTTGTGATTTCAGGTTTCAGCAGATGTCTGGATTTTGAGCAAAAACTACTATGCACTTATGCAGTCCCCTTTAATGATTAGATTCAGAGggtgaaaattgaattaatttagcTCTGCTTGAGGCTTGAAGTACCAACGATAGAGAGATTACAAGAAAGTTTCTCATCAGCCAAATACCTCGATTTGTCGTCAACTTACACGCAGAACATGCAGATTAAGACTCGTCATCAATTATCAAaaaattacttaaaaatttccCCTCAGTCAAATGCCTCGATTTGTCGTCAATTAGTACATAACTACTTAAGACTCGTCATCAATTAACATCATCAGGAAATCTACTGCGAACATGCTATACAACATTACTTGGGAACCGATCCCACATGACTATTTGTCAGTAATCCAAGCTCATAACCGTTATACTATGATGTGGCtgtaaatattgaaattacgtagaaaatatttcaattcccTGAAATCCGAACTATTATCtactatttattttattattaacttaTACTCGGTCATATTTGGTGTTTATGTGAAGGTTGAAACATCAAACATGTGTGTGCGATATGCGATAAAATAAACCTATCGGaatacatttaatttaaaatttaaaaaaaatctgaatgtcataataataaactcTTCTGAGGCGGAGAATAATCAATTGGTTCTGATAAAGatacttctttaaaaaattgtaggGAACGGCAGAACAGACCTTTTAGGTTCAGGGGGtgataattgaattaatttctcTACTTGAAGTACCAGCATTACAGAAGTTACAAGAAAAGTTTCCCCTCAGCCAAATGCCTCGATTTGTCGTCAACTTACACGCAGAACGTGCAGATTAAGACTCGTCATCAATTATCATCATCAGGTACTTTGTAACATTTTGGGATGGGCCGGGAGTCGAACACGGGAACTACGCCATCGGAAGCGCAGCCCATGACCACTACACCAATGGGCCATGTTAATTTGGGCATAAATTGACATCATATCTGAGTAGCTTAAACCAATTAAAGAAAACGATTATCATTACGTCATAGTttgcaagacaaaaaaataagaaacaaatatATAGATTTCACATACCTTTTCCAATATTTTTCTAGTAAGCGTTCAACATTTATTACAACATAATAATGGCATTTAAGATATCACggaaaaaatattcatttatatTCCTCGTTCAACGATCTACCAATAATTGAACGGCGAACTTCACTGGTTCCGGCTCCAATTTCATAGAGTTTCGCATCTCGCAAATAACGGCCCGTGGGGTAATCGTTGATGTATCCATTACCACCTAGGATCTGAATAGCGTCGAGAGCCATAAGAGTGGCTTTCTCTGCCGTGTAAAGAATGACTCCAGCACAGTCTTTGTTGCTGGCGTGACCACGATCGCACGCTCGAGCTACGTTGTAAAGGTAGGATCGACAAGCGCTCAAAGTTGTGTACATATCTGCCATCTTTCCTTGAATCAATTGGAATTCTCCAATTCTTTTCCCAAACTGTTTACGGATGTGGGCGTAGTCGAACGCGGTATCGCAACATGCCTGCATAATACTGCACAtacaatgaagaagaagaattagtGCATTCCTTTTACTGCAGCAGTACAAGAAGTGAATGCTTACTTACCCAACAGGTCCGGATGCCAGTACAAGTCGTTCAGACTCAAGCCCGCTCATGAGTACGTACACGCCACGATTAAGCTTGCCGAGAATATTGGCTTCAGGAACTTTGCAGTCTTCAAAAATAAGTTCGCAGGTATTTGAGCCCCTCATTCCAAGTTTATCAAGTTTCTGGGCAGTGCGAAATCCAGGGAAATCTTTCTCCACGAGAAAGGCGGTAATTCCGTGCTGAGGTTTTGAATCTGCTGCGCCTGTTTTGGCGTAGATAATGAGAACGTCAGCGTCGGGTCCGTTAGTGATCCAGAACTTGTTTCCATTCAAGACATAGTAGTCGCCTTTCTTTTCGGCTTTTAATTTCATAGAAACGACGTCGGATCCCGAGCCAGGCTCAGACATTGCTAGAGCTCCCATGTGATCCCCAGAGCATAGCTGTAcattaagaaatgaaaaaggaatttaTATACATCTGGTTAAGACTTCAACTTTTCTTCAAACCTTGGGAAGGTATTTATGTTTCTGCTCTTCAGTTCCGTTGCGGGAAATCTGATTGATGCACAAGTTGGAGTGAGCTCCATAGCTCAGACCAATTGCTCCAGAGGCCCTTGAAATTTCTTCCATGATAATACAATGGTCCAAGTAGCCTCCATCACTTCCACCGTATTCTGACTTGGCAGTGATACCCAACAATCCCAATGCACCACATTTCTTGTAGAATTCCtgcaatttttataattttgttcCATAAACATTAACATCAAATATGATAGActgttccaacttttttcacaAACAATCCCATACACTGTTCTTTGAATAAATTAGCCAGATTATTGAAAACTTTGTCTCACTGAAACTTAAGGAGAATCACAATAACTTACTCTCATTTCTGTGAATGTGTTCATTTTGTCGATATCATTGGCCTTGGGGGCAAGTTCTTTCTGCAAGAAGTCGAAGACAGTTTTTCTTAGCTGAAAAGTGGATTAGAATAGAcaaaattattacaaaaacATTATATGTGGAAAAAGCAAGAGATTTTTTGCACATTACCTGGATCTGTTCTTCGGTTAATCCACTGGTTATATCATCAATGGGATAATGCGTCATTTGACGCTGCTGTGAAcatgaaaaattgtaaattacGGGAAGCAATCTTTGAGGTTGGCATCTTTGGGCAGTATTTTGGACAACACGGGAAAA
Above is a genomic segment from Daphnia pulicaria isolate SC F1-1A chromosome 8, SC_F0-13Bv2, whole genome shotgun sequence containing:
- the LOC124311194 gene encoding isovaleryl-CoA dehydrogenase, mitochondrial-like, whose protein sequence is MASLLFSRVVQNTAQRCQPQRLLPVIYNFSCSQQRQMTHYPIDDITSGLTEEQIQLRKTVFDFLQKELAPKANDIDKMNTFTEMREFYKKCGALGLLGITAKSEYGGSDGGYLDHCIIMEEISRASGAIGLSYGAHSNLCINQISRNGTEEQKHKYLPKLCSGDHMGALAMSEPGSGSDVVSMKLKAEKKGDYYVLNGNKFWITNGPDADVLIIYAKTGAADSKPQHGITAFLVEKDFPGFRTAQKLDKLGMRGSNTCELIFEDCKVPEANILGKLNRGVYVLMSGLESERLVLASGPVGIMQACCDTAFDYAHIRKQFGKRIGEFQLIQGKMADMYTTLSACRSYLYNVARACDRGHASNKDCAGVILYTAEKATLMALDAIQILGGNGYINDYPTGRYLRDAKLYEIGAGTSEVRRSIIGRSLNEEYK